The Sinomonas sp. P10A9 genome contains the following window.
GCCCCTCGGCATGGAGGTCGCCTCCGGCTGCCTTCACGCCGGCTGCGAGGTCACGCTCGTCACGGACGGCCAGCCTCTCGCGCGCCAGCTCGGAGGCTACCTGTCCGAGGTCTTCACCTCTGCAGCCGCGCGGCGCGGGCTCCGGTTCGTCCAGGGCGGCACGGCCCGTCTGGCCGGATCCGGCGCGGACGCGCGGGTGGCCCTCGCCGACGGAACGGTGCTGGAGGCGGACCTGATCGTCGCGGCGGTGGGAGATGAGCCGAACACGGGCTGGCTCGCGGGCTCCGGGATCCTTGCCGGGGACGGCTCGCTGCGCGTCGACTCGCGGGGCCGCGTCCGCCCCGACATCGTGGCGGCCGGGGACGTGGCGCACTTCCCGACCCGGCGGGGCATGGGCCGCGTGCCGCTGTGGACGAGCGCGATCGATCAGGCCAAGTCCGCGGCGGCGGGCCTGCTCGAGGGCGACTCGGCACCCGAGTTCGACTTCGAGCCATACTTCTGGACCGAAGCCTTCGGCCTTTCTCTCAAGGCGGTCGGCTTCACGCCGATGGTCGGCGTCCCGGACTACCTCGAAGAGGGCGCCGCTGCCGAATCGAAGCTGCTGCGATGGCAGCACGGGGACGGGTCCGGGACGGCCGCGGCGATCAACTACCGGATCGCCATCCCGAAGCTGCGGCGCCTGGCCGGTTCCGGCCCGGAGGCGCTCGCGCGCCCATCGCTCACCGCACTCCAGCATTAGGATCAATCCATGCCTTCATTGCGGGAAGCCCAGAAGCAGCTGACTCGCGACAGGATCGTGCAGCGGGCCCTCGAGCTGTTCGTCGAGAAGGGGTACTCCGCGACGACGATCGACGAGATCGCCGCCGCGGCGGGCACCACGCGGGTCACGTTCTACGCCTATTACCCGTCCCGCACGGACCTCATGAAGGACTTCATGGCGCGTGTCAACGAGATGCTCGACCGCGCCTACGGACCCAACAGCGCCTCGACGGCGGCAGAGCTCGTGGACGTGGTCCACGAGGGCGCGCTCGAGGGGGTCCTCGCGTGGCTCGAGTCCCGCGCCGCGCTGTGGCCGGTGTTCCGTCCGTACCTCGACGTCCTCGACGAGGCCGCCGCCGTCGATGCCGAGGTGCGGGACATGGTCGAGTCCTGGCACGAGGAGGTCATCTCGGACATCGTCCGGGGGATGGATCTGGCGGGCCGCTTCCAGGAGGAGACCCGCCACATCCGCGGGACGCTGGCCTTCACACAGCTCGACTACGTCGCGACGCTGTGGACCCGGCGCAAGTACGAGCCGAACCGCGAACATGCGATCGAGGTGCTCGCCGACAGCTGGTACCACCTGCTCTGCGACGAACCCCGGCCGATCGAGGGCCCGTAGGCCTAGGTCAGCCCTCCATCCGCCGCTTCGTCCTCGCTGTCGCCACCGCGCTCCACGGGTCCTCGGGCCACGGGTGCTTGGGGTAGCGCCCGCGCATCTCGGCGCGCACCTGGGCGTACGGCCCCGACCAGAACGACGCGAGGTCGCCTGTGATGGCCAGCGGGCGACCAGCCGGGGAGAGCAGCTGGAAGACAACGGGCACCCGCCCGTCCACGAGCCGGGGCGTCTCGGCCCAGCCGAAGCACTCCTGGAGCTTCACGGCGACCACCGGCCGAGGGCTTGAAGCTGCGGGTACGTCGTCGGCCACCGTCGAGCCCGAACCGTCGGGAACTGCCGGGTACTCGATCCGGACCCGGGATCCGCTGGGCACCTCGAGCCGCTCGGGCGCGAGTTCGTCGAAACGCGCCGCCTCGGGCCAGGGCAGGAGCCGCCGCAGGGGTTGGGAGAGGTTCACGGATCGAACTGACGCGCCGCCAGCCAGCGCGTCGAGCTCGGGGGCGAGCCAGTCCTCGAGCCGGGACAGCAGACCGGTCTCCGTCACGTCCGGCCACGGGTCGCCCAGCTCGCGGCGCACGAGGGCGAGCCGACGGCGCAGCGCGTCCGCGGCGTCGGACCAGCCGATCATCCCGAGCCCCTCCGCCGCGAGCGCACGCACGACGGCGCCGTGCCCTTCCTCGCGCGTCGGCCTCACCGGGGTCGACACGAGGACAATCGCGCCGAGCCGCCGTTCCCGCCTCGCCGCGACCCTGCCGTTCTCGAATCGGGCCTCGACCCTGTCGGTGAGCAGGTGCGCCGCGGCGCGCTCGGCCGCTTGCTGGCTGATCGGAGCGGCCGCACGCACGACGGCGCCGGTCCCCGCGGCGTCCCGGCCCGCCGCCCGCGCGGCGTCGGCAACGGCGAGCCATTCGTGACCCGCGAGCGAGCTGCCCGCCGGCAGGCCGGCCCGCGTGCCAGAGGCCAGAAGGTACTGCTCGCGGCCCCCACCGGAGCCCGCGACGCGGCGAGCCACGAAGCTGGGGAACGCCAGCGCGATCACCGTCCCCACCCCCGATGCGGGGTCACCTCCCACCGATGCGGAGTCACCTCCCACCGATGCGGAGTCACCTTTCGCGGATGAGGAGTCACCTTTCGCGGATGAGGAGTCGCCTCCCACCGATGCGGGGTCACCACCCGCGGATGCGGGGTCACCCGCGCGAGGCCTCGTCCCGCGCCGGGCTACCTGGCTAGAGATCTCCCGGGCGAGGCGCTCGAAGCGCCCCACCTCCTGCGCCCAGGCCCTCGCCTGCGGGTCCGGGCCTGACCGCAGCGACCCGAGCAGCCGGCCCAGGTCGGCACCGGGAGGCCGGAGATCTCGGGCCACCATCGCCACGGCCTCGGCGGCCAGCCTTGGGCTGACGAGCGCGGCGCCGTCGAGCAGCGCCCGCCCAAGCCGGGGGTCGGCAGGAATGCGCGCAAGGGTCCTGCCCAGTTCGGTCGCATGGCCCAGATGATCGATCGCACCGATGGCGGAGAGCACGGCGAGGGCGTCCGCCAGCGCTGCCCGCGGCGGCGGATCCGGCAGCGCGAGCCCCTCCCCGCCCGGCGCGCCCCAGCATGCAAGCACCAGCGCGGCCTCGGTCAGGTCCGCGGAGGCGATCTCGGGCGTCGAATGGGCGGGAGCGGCGGCATACGCGCGTTCGTCGTAGCACCGCACCACGCGTCCAGGTCCTTGGCGTGCCGCGCGTCCGGCGCGCTGCTCGGCCGAGGCCCGCGAACACGAGACCGTCACCAGGCCCGACATCCCGCGCGACGCATCGCGCCGAGGCTCCCGAGAGAGCCCCGAGTCGACCACGAGGCGCACGCCCGGGACCGTCAGGGAGGATTCCGCGAGAGCCGTCGAGACGACGATTCGGGGCAGATCCCCGGGCGCACGGCCCGACACGGCCCGGTCCTGTTCGGCGGCCGGCGCCTGGCCGTGCAGCTCGAGGACCTCGACCCCGGCTCCGCGGACCAGCCCCTGCAGTCGCTGAGCCACCACATTGACCTCGCGCGCGCCGGGCACGAACACGAGTGCGTCGATATCGCGCCCCGCGGAGAGCGCCGCGGCGTGCTCGGCAAATGCCACGTCCGCGACATGGTCGAGGAACGCGCGCGTCACCCCACGCTCATCGAGCCTTGGAGCGGACGACGGCGCCCACCCCACCTCGAGCGGGTACAGCGCCGACGGCGAGTCGACCACGGGAGCCGGGCCGCCGCCGTCGTGCGTGCCGGGCTCGTCCGCGAGGAGGGCCGCGAACCGCGGGGCGTCGACGGTAGCGGACATCGCGACGACCGTGAGATCCGCGCGCAGCTGCCGCACCTCGGCGAGCATCCCGACGAGGAGGTCGGTCTCGAGGCCGCGCTCGTGGACCTCGTCGAGGACCACGGCGGCGGTGCCCTCGAGCCCGGGATCCGCGAGGAGGCGGCGCAGGAGGATGCCCGGGGTCACGAACTCGACGACCGTCCCGGGACCGGCCTTCCGCTCGCCGCGGACCGTGTACCCAACGCGGCCGCCCACGGCCGTGCCATCGAGCGCGGCCAGTCGGCGGGCGGCCGCCCGCACGGCGACCCGCCGGGGCTGCGTGACGACGACACGCGGCGCGGCGACGACACGCGGCGCGGCCGCGCGGTCGTCTGCCCACCTAGCGAAGGCGAGATTCGCCACGAGCGGCGGGACGAGGGTCGTCTTGCCCGTGCCGGGAGGGGCCTGCACGACGGCGGCCGGCCCGGGCCCCGCCGCCAGCACGCCTTCGAGCGCGGGGAGCGAGCCGGCGAACGTCAGGCCGCGGCCGATCCGGTCGAGGTCGAAGGGCTGACGCGCGGAGGTCACCGGTCCATTGTGCCGGGATCCGCAACGGTCGCTACGCGCCTCAGCCCGACTTCCCGCCCTGGACCCGGCCACGGGGCTCATCCGGCTATGAGCCGAACCGGGCTGGAGCGCACCCTCGGACGGAAACCCCGCCTACTTCCGGATGATCCGGCGCCGCCGCGCCTCGGCGATCGCAGCGGTCCGGTTGTCCACGCCGAGCTTCGCGTAGATGTGCACGAGGTGCGTCTTGACGGTCGCCTCGGAGATGAAGAGCGTCCTGGCGAGCTGCCGGTTGCTCGCGCCGCCGGCGAGCCGCTCGAGGAGCTCGAGCTCGCGGTCCGAGAGGGCGTCCTCGGCCCGGGTCCGCTCAATTCGCGCCTCGACCCCGGGCGCGAGCACTCGGGACCCGGCGGCGGCCGCGAGGACTGCCCTGCGGATGTCCTCGGGTGGTGCGTCCTTGAGCATGTATCCGGCGGCCCCGGCCGCAAGGGCGGCGCGGATGTCCGCGTCGGTGTCGTAGGTCGTGAGGATGAGGACCGGCGGCGCGGCGTCGAGCGCACGCATCATTCCGGTGGCCGTGACGCCGTCCATGCCGGCCATCTGGAGATCCATGAGCACCAAGTCGATCGGCTCGCCGAGCGTGCGGGCCTTCTCGAGCTCGGCGAGGGCGGCCGCGCCGTCGGACGCCTCGGCACCGACCTCGACCTCCTCGAAATCCGAGAGCATCGCGCGCAGCCCCGCGCGCACCACGGGGTGGTCGTCGACCAGCAGCACCCGGATCATGCGTCCCCTTGTCCTGTGCCCGCCGCTCCGAAGACTCCTCCGCCAGGCGCCGGAAGCCGCACCGCCACGACCGTTCCCTCGCCCGGAGCCGATTCGATCGCGAGGGTTCCGCCGATCCCCTCGACGCGCTCGCGCAGCCCACGCAGCCCGTACCCGGTCCCGTCGGGGCGCGGCGCCTCGGGCAGCGCGGCCGGGTCGA
Protein-coding sequences here:
- a CDS encoding NAD(P)/FAD-dependent oxidoreductase, producing MTAPLRRIVVVGNGIAGLTACDSLRSGGFDGELTVVGAETHHPYSRPALSKALLHGDDDLNAHQLPEPTHEASVLLGVGAAGLDVEARVVKLDDGGEVPYDGLVIASGSRARRLAPEAGRSPDGAGAQDVTLRTIEDAILLKQRVESRPSVVVVVGGGPLGMEVASGCLHAGCEVTLVTDGQPLARQLGGYLSEVFTSAAARRGLRFVQGGTARLAGSGADARVALADGTVLEADLIVAAVGDEPNTGWLAGSGILAGDGSLRVDSRGRVRPDIVAAGDVAHFPTRRGMGRVPLWTSAIDQAKSAAAGLLEGDSAPEFDFEPYFWTEAFGLSLKAVGFTPMVGVPDYLEEGAAAESKLLRWQHGDGSGTAAAINYRIAIPKLRRLAGSGPEALARPSLTALQH
- a CDS encoding TetR/AcrR family transcriptional regulator, whose product is MPSLREAQKQLTRDRIVQRALELFVEKGYSATTIDEIAAAAGTTRVTFYAYYPSRTDLMKDFMARVNEMLDRAYGPNSASTAAELVDVVHEGALEGVLAWLESRAALWPVFRPYLDVLDEAAAVDAEVRDMVESWHEEVISDIVRGMDLAGRFQEETRHIRGTLAFTQLDYVATLWTRRKYEPNREHAIEVLADSWYHLLCDEPRPIEGP
- a CDS encoding ATP-dependent RNA helicase, whose translation is MSPVAGSRAGSRAEARSDRCGSRHNGPVTSARQPFDLDRIGRGLTFAGSLPALEGVLAAGPGPAAVVQAPPGTGKTTLVPPLVANLAFARWADDRAAAPRVVAAPRVVVTQPRRVAVRAAARRLAALDGTAVGGRVGYTVRGERKAGPGTVVEFVTPGILLRRLLADPGLEGTAAVVLDEVHERGLETDLLVGMLAEVRQLRADLTVVAMSATVDAPRFAALLADEPGTHDGGGPAPVVDSPSALYPLEVGWAPSSAPRLDERGVTRAFLDHVADVAFAEHAAALSAGRDIDALVFVPGAREVNVVAQRLQGLVRGAGVEVLELHGQAPAAEQDRAVSGRAPGDLPRIVVSTALAESSLTVPGVRLVVDSGLSREPRRDASRGMSGLVTVSCSRASAEQRAGRAARQGPGRVVRCYDERAYAAAPAHSTPEIASADLTEAALVLACWGAPGGEGLALPDPPPRAALADALAVLSAIGAIDHLGHATELGRTLARIPADPRLGRALLDGAALVSPRLAAEAVAMVARDLRPPGADLGRLLGSLRSGPDPQARAWAQEVGRFERLAREISSQVARRGTRPRAGDPASAGGDPASVGGDSSSAKGDSSSAKGDSASVGGDSASVGGDPASGVGTVIALAFPSFVARRVAGSGGGREQYLLASGTRAGLPAGSSLAGHEWLAVADAARAAGRDAAGTGAVVRAAAPISQQAAERAAAHLLTDRVEARFENGRVAARRERRLGAIVLVSTPVRPTREEGHGAVVRALAAEGLGMIGWSDAADALRRRLALVRRELGDPWPDVTETGLLSRLEDWLAPELDALAGGASVRSVNLSQPLRRLLPWPEAARFDELAPERLEVPSGSRVRIEYPAVPDGSGSTVADDVPAASSPRPVVAVKLQECFGWAETPRLVDGRVPVVFQLLSPAGRPLAITGDLASFWSGPYAQVRAEMRGRYPKHPWPEDPWSAVATARTKRRMEG
- a CDS encoding response regulator, whose protein sequence is MIRVLLVDDHPVVRAGLRAMLSDFEEVEVGAEASDGAAALAELEKARTLGEPIDLVLMDLQMAGMDGVTATGMMRALDAAPPVLILTTYDTDADIRAALAAGAAGYMLKDAPPEDIRRAVLAAAAGSRVLAPGVEARIERTRAEDALSDRELELLERLAGGASNRQLARTLFISEATVKTHLVHIYAKLGVDNRTAAIAEARRRRIIRK